A stretch of the Fusobacterium varium genome encodes the following:
- a CDS encoding putative cation efflux protein produces the protein MEYKICDEKNNVKYLPMLEKIRGNLRISEGFKYFCSIDGNEVIGYVEFLVQEKKYIIYDIYVIESHRYKSQGKNLIKFLINVAISNGIEEIFSYEKINFTFLKKIDFSYDSSNKRMFLENLQKKLIREKTNKRIVTYSIFQNMFLATIKILGGKFGNSQGLLSDGINSLSDVITSFGILMSMYFSGKPADAEHPYGHEKIESIISIILGIIIVITGFELGRLSISKFLKREYLSIVPDIKLIIIAFISMVIKYYMYKNKLKIGIKNDNIALISDAKDSKSDVYSSVGVIFGILFSVYINPIFDVILSFVVSILIFKEGIASILATANIILETQDSDFIKKIEEYIYKNTEITNVHDIIMKKSGSNIFLSMHVRLPGTMTLYEAHKISDILVKKLLKNFENLSDITIHIDYIISKLH, from the coding sequence ATGGAATATAAAATTTGTGATGAAAAAAATAATGTTAAATATTTGCCTATGCTGGAAAAAATTAGGGGAAATTTAAGAATATCGGAAGGATTTAAATATTTTTGTTCTATTGATGGGAACGAAGTAATTGGCTATGTTGAATTTCTGGTACAAGAAAAAAAATATATAATTTATGACATTTATGTAATTGAAAGCCATAGATATAAATCACAAGGAAAAAATTTAATAAAATTTTTAATTAATGTTGCAATAAGTAATGGTATAGAAGAAATTTTTTCTTATGAAAAAATAAATTTTACTTTTTTAAAAAAAATTGATTTTTCTTATGATAGCTCTAATAAAAGGATGTTTTTAGAAAATTTACAAAAAAAATTAATTAGAGAAAAAACAAATAAAAGAATAGTAACTTATTCTATCTTTCAAAATATGTTTTTAGCTACCATAAAGATTTTAGGTGGAAAATTTGGAAATTCTCAAGGTTTATTAAGTGATGGGATTAATTCTCTTTCAGATGTTATTACATCTTTTGGAATTTTGATGAGTATGTATTTTAGTGGAAAGCCTGCTGATGCTGAACATCCTTATGGACATGAAAAAATAGAATCTATTATTAGTATAATTCTAGGAATTATTATTGTTATAACAGGCTTTGAATTAGGGCGATTATCAATTTCTAAATTTTTAAAAAGGGAATATTTAAGCATAGTACCAGATATTAAATTAATTATTATAGCTTTCATTTCTATGGTAATAAAATATTATATGTATAAAAATAAATTAAAAATAGGAATTAAAAATGATAATATTGCATTAATTTCAGATGCAAAGGACAGTAAAAGTGATGTATATTCCTCTGTAGGAGTTATATTTGGTATTTTATTTTCAGTATACATAAATCCCATATTTGATGTAATATTAAGTTTTGTAGTTTCTATTCTTATTTTTAAAGAAGGAATTGCTTCTATTTTAGCTACAGCTAATATTATATTAGAAACTCAAGATAGCGATTTTATAAAAAAGATAGAAGAATATATTTATAAAAATACAGAAATAACTAATGTACATGATATAATTATGAAGAAATCTGGATCAAATATTTTTTTATCAATGCATGTGAGGCTTCCTGGAACTATGACGTTGTATGAAGCACATAAAATATCTGATATTTTAGTTAAAAAATTATTAAAAAACTTTGAAAATCTTTCAGATATAACTATTCATATAGATTATATAATAAGTAAGCTCCATTAA
- a CDS encoding putative PTS sugar transporter subunit IIC codes for MINNMLSENCINLDLKGTNKSQIIDELVEILSAAGKLNDKDEYKKEILKRESQSSTGLEEGIAIPHAKTSAVKVPSIAFGLSKAGVDYDSLDGEPSKLFFMIAAPANASDTHIEVLSKLTTTLLDDGVRERLLNAASPKEVIEILSTDMEKEEETDKRDTGMPDVLAVTACPTGIAHTYMAADALIKKALAMGINIKVETNGSTGVKNELTDEEIKNAKGIIVAADKNVEMDRFAGKHVEIVPVKEGIKNPEKLIKNAVAQTAPIYSVSGEKASSSKKERTGFYKHIMSGVSNMLPFVVGGGILIALSFMFGIHASNPSDPSFNPLAKLLNDIGGGNAFFLMVPVMAGFIGMSIADRPGFAPAMVGGLISLNNGGGFLGGLIGGFLGGYSVVLLKKIFSKLPNSLEGIKPVLLYPLFGIFITGALMYGVIIDPIAALNSGVTNFLETLGTGNLILLGAVLAGMMAVDMGGPVNKSSFTFGIAMIAAGNYAPHAAVMAGGMVPPLGIALATTFFRNKFTKDEREAGKVCYIMGLSFITEGAIPFAASDPIRVIPASVIGAAIAGGLSMFFGVLLPAPHGGIFVFPVVTNPVMYLISVVIGSLVTAFILGTWKKPVNQI; via the coding sequence ATGATAAACAATATGCTTTCTGAAAATTGTATCAACCTTGATTTAAAAGGAACTAATAAGAGCCAAATTATTGATGAACTGGTAGAAATACTAAGTGCAGCAGGAAAACTTAATGATAAAGATGAATACAAAAAAGAAATACTGAAAAGAGAATCACAAAGTTCAACTGGATTAGAAGAAGGAATAGCTATTCCTCATGCTAAAACAAGTGCAGTAAAAGTTCCAAGTATTGCTTTTGGATTATCTAAAGCAGGTGTAGATTATGATTCGTTAGATGGGGAACCTTCAAAATTATTTTTTATGATTGCAGCTCCAGCAAATGCTTCTGATACACATATAGAAGTTCTTTCAAAACTTACAACAACATTATTAGATGATGGTGTGAGAGAAAGGCTTTTAAATGCTGCTTCACCAAAAGAAGTCATAGAAATATTATCAACAGATATGGAAAAAGAAGAAGAAACTGACAAAAGAGATACAGGAATGCCTGATGTATTAGCAGTAACAGCTTGTCCTACAGGAATAGCTCATACTTATATGGCAGCAGATGCTCTTATCAAAAAAGCTCTTGCTATGGGAATTAATATAAAAGTTGAAACAAATGGTTCAACTGGTGTAAAAAATGAACTGACAGATGAAGAAATAAAAAATGCAAAGGGAATAATTGTAGCAGCAGATAAAAATGTTGAAATGGATAGATTTGCAGGAAAGCATGTTGAGATTGTTCCTGTAAAAGAAGGAATAAAAAATCCTGAAAAACTTATAAAAAATGCTGTAGCTCAAACAGCACCAATATATTCAGTATCAGGAGAAAAGGCATCTTCTTCTAAAAAAGAAAGAACTGGATTTTATAAACATATAATGTCAGGAGTTTCAAATATGCTTCCATTTGTTGTAGGTGGAGGAATATTAATAGCACTTTCATTTATGTTTGGTATACATGCAAGTAATCCAAGTGATCCATCATTTAATCCTTTAGCGAAATTATTAAATGATATTGGAGGAGGAAATGCATTTTTCCTTATGGTTCCAGTAATGGCTGGGTTTATTGGAATGAGTATAGCTGATAGACCAGGATTTGCTCCAGCAATGGTAGGAGGACTTATTTCTCTGAATAATGGTGGTGGATTCTTAGGAGGACTTATAGGAGGATTTTTAGGTGGTTATAGTGTTGTATTACTGAAGAAAATATTTAGTAAACTTCCTAACAGTCTTGAAGGAATAAAACCAGTTCTATTATATCCACTGTTTGGGATATTTATTACAGGTGCCTTAATGTATGGAGTGATTATAGACCCAATTGCAGCATTGAATTCAGGAGTTACTAATTTTCTTGAGACTTTAGGAACAGGAAACCTTATTCTTCTTGGAGCTGTATTGGCAGGAATGATGGCAGTAGACATGGGAGGTCCAGTAAACAAATCGAGCTTCACTTTTGGAATCGCTATGATAGCGGCTGGAAATTATGCACCTCATGCTGCTGTAATGGCAGGAGGAATGGTACCGCCTTTAGGAATAGCTTTGGCAACTACATTCTTTAGAAACAAATTTACTAAAGATGAAAGAGAAGCAGGAAAAGTTTGTTACATTATGGGACTATCATTCATAACTGAGGGAGCTATTCCATTTGCAGCATCTGACCCAATAAGAGTTATCCCTGCAAGTGTAATAGGAGCAGCAATCGCTGGAGGACTATCAATGTTCTTTGGAGTATTATTACCAGCACCACATGGTGGAATATTTGTTTTCCCAGTAGTTACTAACCCAGTAATGTATCTTATATCAGTAGTTATAGGGTCATTGGTTACAGCTTTTATATTAGGAACTTGGAAAAAACCAGTAAATCAGATTTAG
- a CDS encoding putative nucleotidyltransferase, whose protein sequence is MEKLVNNGKILEIRTGSHLYGLSTPSSDKDYTGVFLAPWKYHIGLHKLEQVDLGIESKLENGKNSFKAVDRTFYELKRFVALAAGNNPNIMELLFVDEDNIIYINEYGRKLLDNRHLFLSQKLIEKFSGFANSQKHKLYVKKENLEKLYSARDFIKEMIEKYKSDKILLPEMKKEENFGKNFIQRDIKGDVYRIGEYNINSNLTLKNACELIEKIIKESSNRQELIKQSGYDTKYASHLVRLLLEAIEILTTGNLVYPLQERELIMKIKMGEIKFEKVIELVEELEIKLKKFEDTPELIMIPKNVDIESIEKLVIEIYKDFLLKGE, encoded by the coding sequence ATGGAAAAACTAGTAAATAATGGAAAAATATTAGAAATAAGAACAGGAAGTCACCTCTATGGTTTGTCTACACCTTCTTCAGATAAAGATTATACAGGGGTATTTCTTGCCCCATGGAAATATCATATTGGGCTTCATAAACTGGAACAGGTAGATTTAGGAATAGAATCTAAACTTGAAAATGGAAAGAACAGTTTTAAAGCAGTTGACAGAACTTTTTACGAATTGAAAAGATTTGTTGCTTTGGCAGCAGGAAATAATCCAAATATAATGGAACTTCTCTTTGTAGATGAAGATAATATTATATATATAAATGAATATGGAAGAAAATTGCTAGATAACAGACACTTATTTCTTTCACAAAAACTTATCGAGAAATTTTCAGGATTTGCTAATTCACAAAAACATAAGCTTTATGTAAAAAAAGAAAATCTTGAAAAACTTTATTCAGCTAGAGATTTTATAAAAGAAATGATTGAGAAATATAAATCTGATAAAATTCTTCTTCCTGAGATGAAAAAAGAGGAAAATTTTGGAAAAAATTTTATTCAGAGAGATATAAAAGGAGATGTTTATAGAATAGGAGAATATAATATAAATTCTAATCTTACTCTCAAAAATGCTTGTGAATTAATAGAAAAAATAATAAAAGAGAGCAGCAACAGACAGGAACTTATAAAACAATCAGGATATGATACTAAATATGCTTCACACCTTGTAAGACTTCTACTGGAGGCAATAGAAATATTAACTACTGGAAATCTGGTGTATCCTTTGCAGGAAAGAGAACTTATAATGAAAATAAAAATGGGAGAAATAAAATTTGAAAAAGTAATTGAATTGGTGGAGGAATTGGAAATAAAACTTAAAAAATTTGAAGATACCCCTGAACTGATAATGATACCTAAAAATGTAGATATAGAATCAATAGAAAAACTTGTAATAGAAATATATAAAGATTTTCTGCTCAAAGGAGAATAA
- a CDS encoding 1-phosphofructokinase, with translation MIYTVTLNPAIDYYIVMDKFVEGELNSLKDGYTLAGGKGINVSKVLKNFGRENTALGFVGGFTGDYIKNSLKTYGVEGNFVELAENTRINIKMKTEEKESEISGKSPVITEENKKELLDSMKEIKDGDVLVLSGSVPKTMGNEIYKDIIRKIPKGVKVILDTRDEPFKYSLEAGVYLTKPNKNELSEFFEKELKTIEEIIEAGEKLRDMGSENVIVSMGKDGSIMITENGVYLGNAPAGKLVSSVGAGDSMVAGIIYGITGGNSIEDSYKYGIASGSATAFSEGLTTLETMENLLKNIKIKKIK, from the coding sequence ATGATTTACACTGTAACTTTAAATCCTGCTATAGATTACTATATTGTGATGGATAAATTTGTAGAAGGAGAATTAAATTCACTTAAAGATGGGTATACTTTAGCTGGGGGAAAAGGTATAAATGTATCTAAAGTTTTAAAAAATTTTGGAAGAGAAAATACTGCACTTGGTTTTGTAGGTGGATTTACAGGGGATTATATAAAAAACAGCCTAAAAACTTATGGAGTTGAAGGAAACTTTGTAGAGCTTGCAGAAAATACAAGAATAAATATAAAAATGAAAACAGAGGAAAAAGAAAGCGAGATATCAGGTAAATCACCAGTAATTACTGAAGAAAATAAAAAAGAACTTTTAGATAGTATGAAAGAAATAAAAGATGGAGATGTATTAGTATTATCAGGAAGTGTTCCTAAAACTATGGGAAATGAAATATATAAAGATATTATAAGAAAAATTCCAAAAGGAGTAAAAGTTATACTTGATACTAGGGATGAACCATTTAAATATTCTCTTGAAGCAGGAGTATATTTAACTAAACCAAATAAAAATGAACTTTCGGAATTCTTTGAAAAAGAGCTTAAAACAATTGAAGAAATTATAGAAGCTGGAGAAAAGTTAAGAGATATGGGAAGTGAAAATGTCATAGTATCTATGGGTAAAGATGGTTCTATAATGATAACTGAAAATGGAGTATATCTTGGAAATGCACCTGCAGGAAAGCTTGTAAGCTCAGTAGGAGCAGGGGACTCAATGGTAGCAGGAATTATATATGGAATAACAGGTGGAAACTCAATAGAAGATTCATATAAATATGGCATTGCATCAGGAAGTGCTACTGCATTTTCTGAAGGATTGACAACACTGGAAACTATGGAGAATTTATTAAAGAATATTAAAATAAAAAAAATTAAATAA
- a CDS encoding putative tRNA adenylyltransferase: MEKLKKIELGENEKYILELIQKYGEGYIVGGYVRDSLLDLRPKDCDFVTNLSYEKLLEIFKEFHPKEIGKSFGIIQIKYKGTHYEIAKYRKDIGVPEDRREQEVEFTDNIIEDLKRRDFTINAIAFDGENYKYADNAVEDILNKNLRFVGEASERIKEDPLRVMRFIRFLVTKNLNNKNDIEQILPYIPLVKKLSMERMRDEFSKIITADEAGSAIELLEKTGILEYLIPEWTKTKKFNQRNSHHNLTLDEHIKKVVASIEGDIELRLAALLHDIGKPQTYILKNGIGHFYGHEQESAVLAEKMLLRMKYTNKIVKNVTLLIANHLNNSKNSNKKYCKKLIDKIGYENMPKLFKLMEADRIAHKPPFDFTALDKLKIAYYEICNNNEPVSIKDLMVNGNDMIDLGITKGKDIGETLKYLLGKVLEDPANNSREVLLNFAEQYKIILKN, encoded by the coding sequence ATGGAAAAATTAAAAAAAATAGAACTTGGAGAAAATGAAAAGTACATTCTTGAGCTTATTCAGAAATATGGGGAAGGATATATAGTAGGGGGATATGTGAGAGATTCTCTTCTGGATTTAAGACCAAAAGATTGTGATTTTGTAACAAATCTTTCATATGAAAAATTATTGGAAATATTTAAGGAATTTCATCCTAAGGAGATTGGGAAGTCTTTTGGAATAATTCAGATAAAATATAAAGGAACACATTATGAGATAGCTAAATATAGAAAAGATATTGGTGTACCAGAAGATAGAAGAGAACAGGAAGTAGAATTTACAGATAATATAATAGAGGATTTAAAAAGAAGAGATTTTACTATTAATGCTATAGCATTTGATGGAGAAAATTATAAATATGCAGATAATGCTGTAGAAGACATATTAAATAAAAATCTTCGCTTTGTAGGAGAGGCTTCAGAACGTATAAAAGAAGACCCTTTGAGAGTTATGAGATTTATAAGATTTCTTGTAACAAAAAATTTAAATAATAAAAACGATATAGAACAGATTCTTCCATATATACCTCTTGTAAAAAAATTATCTATGGAAAGAATGAGGGATGAATTTAGTAAAATAATAACAGCTGATGAAGCTGGTTCAGCAATAGAACTTCTCGAAAAAACAGGAATACTTGAGTATCTTATTCCCGAATGGACAAAAACAAAAAAATTTAATCAAAGGAACTCTCATCATAATCTTACATTGGATGAACATATAAAAAAAGTGGTAGCCTCTATTGAAGGTGATATAGAACTTAGACTTGCAGCATTGCTTCATGATATAGGAAAACCTCAAACTTATATTTTAAAAAATGGAATAGGACATTTTTATGGACATGAACAGGAAAGTGCTGTTTTAGCTGAGAAAATGCTTTTAAGAATGAAATATACAAATAAGATTGTAAAAAATGTTACCTTATTAATTGCTAATCATTTGAATAATTCAAAAAATAGCAATAAAAAATACTGTAAAAAATTAATTGATAAAATAGGTTATGAAAATATGCCAAAACTTTTTAAATTAATGGAAGCAGACAGAATAGCTCATAAACCTCCATTTGATTTTACTGCTTTGGATAAATTAAAAATAGCATATTATGAGATATGTAATAATAATGAACCTGTATCTATAAAAGATCTTATGGTAAATGGAAATGATATGATAGATTTAGGAATTACTAAAGGAAAAGATATAGGAGAAACATTAAAGTATCTTTTAGGCAAAGTATTGGAAGATCCTGCTAATAATAGTAGAGAAGTTCTTTTAAATTTTGCAGAGCAGTATAAAATAATTTTAAAAAATTAA
- a CDS encoding putative nucleotide pyrophosphohydrolase, translated as MMEKFDKINEIIKKFRDDREWSQFHNPKDLAISLSLEAAELLECFQWKSSAEAEKNNYQDIKYEIADVAVYLLLICDKMGINLLDAVEEKMKLNEKKYPVEKARGCSKKYNEL; from the coding sequence ATGATGGAAAAATTTGATAAAATAAATGAAATTATAAAAAAATTTCGAGATGACAGAGAGTGGAGCCAGTTTCACAATCCTAAAGATTTGGCTATATCCCTTTCATTAGAGGCAGCTGAACTGTTGGAGTGCTTTCAATGGAAAAGCAGTGCTGAGGCAGAAAAAAATAATTATCAGGATATAAAATATGAAATAGCAGATGTAGCAGTTTATCTATTGTTAATATGTGATAAGATGGGAATAAATTTATTAGATGCTGTTGAAGAAAAAATGAAACTCAATGAAAAGAAATATCCAGTGGAAAAAGCTAGGGGATGTTCAAAAAAATATAACGAATTATAA
- a CDS encoding putative mandelate racemase, which yields MKIVKVDVMQLGTDVRPDWRPIVCRIYTDEGIYGDGEAAMAYDVGALGAFGMLQELAKMVIGMDPLDNEVIWDKLYRSTFWGQNGGPVTFSAISAIDIALWDIKGKYFKVPVYKLLGGKKRDNLRCYASQLQFGWGEVRIPARTPEDYAKNAKKAVAEGYDAVKFDFFLYDEEDGFFNDNDRLGLLSKKYLNIVEKRIAAVREAIGPDVDIIIENHSYTDAQSALQLGKMAEKYDIFCFEEPTTPYPKITKYMSDKLNIPIATGERIYSRWQYAQYFENCSVQMIQPDFGNCGGITEGKKICDMAYAYDVGVQGHACGSPLSNVVALHLECVIPNFVIHEHHAVNLTPYNKSYCIYDYQPVNGKYKVPELPGLGNELSESAMNNSVKVTIE from the coding sequence ATGAAAATAGTAAAAGTTGATGTTATGCAGTTAGGAACAGATGTAAGACCAGACTGGCGTCCAATAGTCTGCCGTATTTATACTGATGAGGGAATATATGGAGATGGGGAAGCTGCAATGGCTTATGATGTGGGAGCATTAGGAGCTTTTGGAATGCTTCAGGAACTGGCAAAAATGGTAATAGGAATGGATCCTCTGGATAATGAAGTTATATGGGATAAATTATATCGTTCAACTTTCTGGGGGCAAAATGGAGGTCCAGTAACATTTTCAGCAATATCAGCTATAGATATAGCCCTTTGGGACATAAAAGGAAAATATTTTAAAGTTCCAGTGTATAAGCTTTTAGGTGGAAAAAAGAGGGATAATTTAAGATGTTATGCCAGTCAGCTTCAGTTTGGCTGGGGAGAAGTAAGAATACCTGCCAGAACTCCTGAAGATTATGCAAAAAATGCTAAAAAAGCTGTTGCAGAAGGTTATGATGCTGTAAAATTTGATTTCTTTTTATATGATGAAGAAGATGGTTTCTTTAATGACAATGACAGGCTTGGACTTTTAAGTAAAAAATATCTGAATATTGTAGAAAAAAGAATAGCTGCTGTAAGAGAAGCCATTGGACCAGATGTTGATATCATAATAGAAAATCATTCCTATACAGATGCACAATCAGCTTTACAATTAGGAAAAATGGCAGAGAAATATGATATCTTCTGTTTTGAAGAACCAACTACACCTTACCCTAAAATTACAAAATATATGTCTGATAAACTTAATATACCAATTGCAACAGGAGAGCGTATTTATTCAAGATGGCAGTATGCTCAATATTTTGAAAATTGTTCAGTACAGATGATACAGCCAGATTTTGGAAATTGTGGTGGAATTACTGAGGGGAAAAAAATATGTGATATGGCATATGCTTATGATGTAGGAGTACAGGGACATGCCTGTGGAAGTCCTCTATCAAATGTTGTGGCACTTCATTTAGAATGTGTTATACCAAACTTTGTAATACATGAACATCATGCTGTAAATCTGACTCCATATAATAAATCTTATTGTATTTATGATTATCAGCCAGTAAATGGTAAATATAAAGTTCCTGAACTTCCAGGACTGGGAAATGAATTATCTGAAAGTGCTATGAATAATTCTGTGAAAGTAACTATAGAATAA
- a CDS encoding putative transcriptional regulator, translating into MLNIERYNLILELIKNKKNIKLNELVEEMDVSEATVRRDLNFLEEKGKIRRVHGGAVLIENKEEDIIYKKMVFSEEKNKIGKAAAALVKNGDIIFLDAGSTTECMIKYLEDKTDIKVVTNGFTHMEELTKLGIETYLIGGKVKIKTGATVGATAALALKNYNFDISFIGANGITLDGYSTPDPEEVIVKSEAIKRGKEVYFLCDESKFKANSFINFASLDEGTLITNGKIPMELEKNIRKKED; encoded by the coding sequence ATGCTTAATATTGAAAGATATAATTTGATTTTGGAACTGATTAAAAATAAAAAGAATATAAAATTGAATGAATTGGTAGAAGAAATGGATGTATCAGAAGCAACAGTTCGAAGAGACCTTAATTTTCTTGAGGAAAAAGGAAAAATCAGAAGAGTTCATGGTGGAGCAGTTTTGATAGAAAATAAAGAAGAAGATATCATTTATAAAAAAATGGTATTTTCAGAAGAAAAAAATAAAATAGGTAAAGCAGCAGCAGCTCTTGTAAAAAATGGAGATATTATTTTTTTAGATGCAGGAAGTACAACAGAATGTATGATTAAATATTTGGAAGATAAAACAGATATAAAAGTAGTCACTAACGGATTTACTCACATGGAAGAACTTACAAAACTTGGAATAGAAACTTACCTTATAGGTGGAAAAGTTAAGATAAAGACAGGAGCAACAGTAGGGGCAACAGCAGCTCTTGCATTAAAAAATTATAATTTTGATATTTCTTTTATAGGTGCTAATGGAATTACACTTGATGGATATTCCACACCTGATCCTGAAGAAGTAATTGTAAAAAGTGAAGCTATAAAAAGAGGTAAAGAAGTATATTTTCTTTGCGATGAATCAAAATTTAAAGCAAACAGTTTTATAAATTTTGCTTCTTTAGATGAAGGAACGTTAATAACAAATGGAAAAATACCAATGGAACTTGAAAAAAATATAAGAAAAAAGGAGGATTAA